The Cellulophaga sp. L1A9 genome window below encodes:
- a CDS encoding GDSL-type esterase/lipase family protein, with protein MKFLILFLVPLYCLAQPNEFFKDEVSSITRKYDSLWDSSKETIVFTGSSSVRMWKSLNQYFPEHQILNTGFGGSQTIDLLGYTEELILMYQPKKVFIYEGDNDISSKKRHKEILHTFSKVIQKIKKNDSTTKVVIISAKPSISRWKHKGKYKRLNRKLKRFCEGNDNLEFANVWDIMLDRKKIKSDLFISDGLHMNEKGYQLWHSIIKDYID; from the coding sequence GTGAAATTTTTAATCTTATTTTTAGTTCCCCTTTACTGCTTAGCACAACCGAATGAATTTTTCAAGGATGAAGTATCTTCAATTACCAGAAAATACGATTCTTTATGGGATTCCTCTAAAGAAACGATAGTATTTACAGGGAGTTCTAGTGTTCGGATGTGGAAATCCTTAAATCAATATTTCCCTGAACATCAAATCCTAAACACAGGGTTTGGAGGATCTCAAACTATTGATTTATTAGGATACACAGAAGAGCTTATTTTAATGTATCAACCAAAAAAAGTATTTATCTACGAAGGAGATAATGATATTTCGTCTAAAAAAAGGCATAAAGAAATTCTTCATACTTTTTCTAAAGTAATTCAAAAAATAAAAAAGAATGATAGCACCACAAAAGTGGTTATTATATCGGCTAAACCAAGTATCTCTAGGTGGAAACACAAAGGAAAATACAAACGTTTAAACAGAAAACTAAAACGCTTTTGTGAAGGAAATGACAACCTAGAATTTGCGAACGTATGGGATATTATGCTCGATAGAAAAAAAATAAAATCGGATCTTTTTATAAGTGATGGCTTACATATGAATGAAAAAGGATATCAACTTTGGCATTCTATTATTAAAGATTACATTGATTAA